The following are encoded together in the Sphingomicrobium clamense genome:
- the queA gene encoding tRNA preQ1(34) S-adenosylmethionine ribosyltransferase-isomerase QueA, translating to MRVDAFDFELPQELIALRPAVPRDAARMLHVKGGVIEDRMVLELPDLLDEHDVLVFNDTRVIPAQLEGRRGEAKVGVTLHKREGLRQWWAFVRNAKRVRDGDTVEFGGGVEATALRRGDDGAVLFEFLGDEPVELLLERAGTMPLPPYIASKRGTDERDREDYQTMFAKEDGAVAAPTASLHFTDRLVEAIDAKGIGRETLTLHVGAGTFLPVKADDTADHKMHSEWGRIDAATAERLNAAREKGGRLIAVGTTALRLIESAADEDGVIQPFEGDTDIFITPGYRFRAVGGLMTNFHLPKSTLFMLVSALMGLDTMKAAYAHAIAERYRFYSYGDSSLLIP from the coding sequence ATGCGCGTCGACGCATTCGATTTCGAGCTTCCGCAAGAGTTGATCGCGCTGCGCCCCGCAGTGCCGCGTGATGCCGCGCGCATGCTGCACGTGAAGGGCGGTGTTATCGAGGACCGGATGGTGCTCGAACTGCCCGACCTGCTCGACGAGCATGATGTCCTCGTGTTCAACGACACGCGCGTCATTCCGGCGCAGCTCGAAGGGCGGCGCGGCGAAGCGAAAGTCGGCGTCACGCTCCACAAGCGCGAGGGGCTGCGCCAGTGGTGGGCTTTCGTGCGCAATGCCAAGCGCGTGCGTGATGGCGACACGGTCGAGTTCGGTGGCGGGGTCGAGGCAACGGCACTCCGCCGGGGCGACGATGGCGCGGTCCTCTTCGAATTCCTGGGCGATGAGCCGGTCGAGCTGCTGCTCGAGCGCGCTGGCACCATGCCGCTACCGCCCTATATCGCCAGCAAGCGGGGCACGGACGAGCGCGACCGCGAGGACTATCAGACGATGTTTGCGAAGGAGGATGGCGCGGTTGCCGCGCCGACCGCCTCGCTGCACTTTACCGACCGCCTGGTCGAGGCGATCGATGCCAAAGGCATCGGGCGCGAGACGCTGACCCTCCATGTCGGTGCCGGGACCTTCCTGCCGGTGAAGGCGGACGATACCGCCGATCACAAGATGCACAGCGAGTGGGGGCGCATCGACGCTGCCACCGCCGAGCGGCTCAATGCGGCGCGCGAGAAGGGCGGGCGACTGATCGCGGTCGGCACTACGGCTTTACGCTTGATCGAAAGCGCGGCCGATGAGGATGGCGTCATTCAGCCGTTTGAGGGCGACACCGATATCTTCATCACCCCGGGTTACCGTTTCCGCGCGGTGGGCGGGTTGATGACAAATTTCCACCTTCCCAAGTCGACGCTGTTCATGCTCGTCAGCGCGCTGATGGGGCTCGACACGATGAAGGCGGCATACGCGCACGCAATCGCCGAGCGCTACCGCTTTTACAGCTATGGCGACAGTTCGCTGCTGATCCCTTGA
- a CDS encoding peptidylprolyl isomerase produces MLKLVGLALSALALGVASPAVAQEVKVASHKAPEEIKADPSNRLFLKLTNGGTVEILLRPDIAPQHVYRIQQLATQGFYDGIIFHRVIPGFMAQGGDPTGTGQGGSELPDLEAEFNRLPHVRGAFAMARATDPNSANSQFYIMFTANLSLDFDYTVVGRVASGMDVVDRIAPGQPPAQPTMIVRAYLGGPMPSAPATPVEMAKAADSE; encoded by the coding sequence ATGTTGAAACTTGTCGGTCTGGCCCTGTCGGCCCTTGCGCTGGGCGTTGCCTCGCCCGCCGTTGCGCAGGAGGTGAAGGTGGCGAGCCACAAGGCGCCCGAGGAGATCAAGGCCGATCCGTCCAATCGCCTGTTTCTCAAGCTGACCAATGGCGGCACGGTTGAGATCCTGCTGCGGCCCGATATCGCGCCCCAGCATGTCTATCGCATCCAGCAGCTGGCGACGCAGGGCTTCTATGACGGCATCATCTTCCACCGCGTGATTCCGGGCTTCATGGCGCAGGGCGGCGATCCCACCGGTACGGGCCAGGGCGGCAGCGAGCTTCCCGACCTCGAGGCCGAGTTCAACCGTCTGCCGCATGTGCGCGGTGCCTTCGCCATGGCGCGCGCAACCGACCCGAACAGCGCGAACAGCCAATTCTACATCATGTTCACTGCCAACCTGTCGCTCGACTTCGACTATACGGTCGTCGGCCGCGTCGCCAGCGGCATGGACGTGGTCGATCGCATCGCGCCGGGTCAGCCGCCTGCGCAACCGACGATGATCGTGCGCGCCTATCTCGGCGGACCGATGCCTTCCGCGCCCGCGACTCCGGTCGAAATGGCAAAGGCCGCCGACAGCGAATAA
- the coaD gene encoding pantetheine-phosphate adenylyltransferase: MRIGVYPGTFDPITLGHLDIIRRGARLVDKLVIGVTTNPSKNPMFSTEERLDMVRREVAEIDGTIEVVGFDSLLMNFAAEQDASMVIRGLRAVADFEYEYQMAGMNQQINDQIETVFLMADVSLQPIASKLVKEIARYGGPIDKFVTPQVAKDVAAKL, translated from the coding sequence ATGCGCATCGGCGTCTATCCCGGGACCTTCGACCCCATCACGCTGGGGCATCTCGACATCATCCGCCGCGGCGCGCGGCTGGTCGACAAATTGGTCATCGGGGTAACCACCAACCCGTCCAAGAACCCGATGTTTTCCACCGAAGAGCGGCTGGACATGGTGCGGCGCGAGGTTGCCGAGATCGACGGCACGATCGAGGTCGTGGGCTTCGACAGCCTGCTGATGAATTTCGCCGCCGAGCAGGATGCGTCGATGGTTATCCGGGGCCTGCGCGCGGTCGCGGATTTCGAGTATGAATACCAGATGGCGGGCATGAACCAGCAGATCAACGACCAGATCGAGACGGTCTTCCTGATGGCCGACGTCTCGCTCCAGCCTATCGCGTCGAAGCTGGTCAAGGAGATCGCCCGCTATGGCGGCCCGATCGACAAATTCGTGACGCCGCAAGTGGCGAAGGACGTCGCCGCCAAGCTCTAG
- a CDS encoding polyprenyl synthetase family protein: protein MQADPVSGLPPELASEAARVGEDVDALFDKLLAIPGDRRDRLYEAMRHAAIGGGKRMRPLLTVAACNLFAIDRDRALRVGTAIECIHVYSLIHDDLPCMDDDDLRRGKPTTHKAFDECTAVLAGDCLHDIAFTVLADEATHERPSVRAELIAALARASGPSGMAGGQMMDLVAEEEGPLDMDAITRLQQLKTGALIEFSVEAACIMAKLPEAERTPYRGYARNIGLAFQIADDLIDHSGDEEAAGKRVGKDAEAGKATFVSLMGEDAARQQADLLVEQAIEHLAKHGEEADLLRAIARYVVKRNH, encoded by the coding sequence ATGCAGGCTGATCCGGTGAGCGGCCTGCCACCCGAGCTGGCCAGTGAAGCCGCGCGTGTGGGCGAAGACGTCGATGCGCTGTTCGACAAGTTGCTCGCTATTCCCGGCGACCGCCGCGACCGCCTCTACGAAGCGATGCGCCATGCCGCGATCGGCGGGGGCAAACGGATGCGTCCGCTCCTGACCGTGGCGGCGTGCAACCTGTTCGCGATCGACCGCGACCGCGCGCTCCGCGTCGGCACCGCGATCGAGTGCATCCACGTCTATTCGCTGATCCATGACGATTTGCCCTGCATGGACGATGACGACCTGCGCCGGGGCAAGCCGACGACGCACAAGGCGTTCGACGAATGCACCGCCGTGCTGGCGGGCGACTGCCTCCACGACATCGCCTTTACCGTGCTTGCCGACGAAGCGACGCACGAGCGGCCCTCAGTACGCGCCGAACTGATCGCTGCGCTCGCCCGCGCCTCCGGGCCATCGGGCATGGCGGGCGGACAGATGATGGACCTTGTCGCGGAAGAAGAGGGGCCGCTCGACATGGACGCGATCACGCGGCTCCAGCAGCTCAAGACCGGCGCGCTGATCGAATTTAGCGTCGAGGCGGCCTGCATCATGGCCAAACTGCCCGAGGCCGAGCGCACCCCCTATCGCGGCTATGCACGCAATATCGGGCTCGCCTTCCAGATCGCGGACGACCTGATCGATCATTCGGGCGACGAGGAAGCAGCGGGCAAAAGGGTCGGCAAGGATGCCGAGGCCGGCAAGGCAACCTTCGTCTCGCTCATGGGCGAGGACGCCGCGCGCCAGCAGGCCGACCTGCTGGTCGAGCAGGCGATCGAGCATCTGGCCAAGCATGGCGAAGAGGCCGATCTCCTGCGCGCCATCGCCCGCTACGTCGTGAAAAGGAACCATTGA
- a CDS encoding exodeoxyribonuclease VII small subunit: MTDQPNTSAGSDNGVDDLSFEAALEELEAIVRKLEAGEESLDASIALYQRGEQLKKHCEARLKAAREKIEQITLGADGQPTGTAEYDAG, encoded by the coding sequence ATGACGGACCAACCAAACACCTCCGCGGGAAGCGATAATGGGGTCGACGACCTCTCCTTCGAGGCAGCGCTCGAAGAACTCGAAGCCATCGTGCGCAAGCTCGAGGCGGGTGAGGAAAGCCTCGACGCCTCGATCGCGCTCTACCAGCGCGGCGAACAGCTGAAGAAGCATTGCGAAGCGCGCCTCAAGGCCGCGCGCGAGAAAATCGAGCAGATCACGCTGGGTGCCGACGGGCAGCCGACCGGCACCGCCGAGTATGATGCAGGCTGA
- a CDS encoding DUF1013 domain-containing protein: MAQPLMPHATAAWLVDNSGLSFQQIAEFCGLHILEVQAIADDTAATKLTGRDPLRSGELTHEEIEKGEKDPDYVLQIQKAADAPERTKGPRYTPVSKRQDKPDGIAWIIKNHPDVTDAQISKLIGTTRTTIGAIRERTHWNMANIQPKDPVTLGLTTQRELDAAVAKAAKASGNEVADTNPSAEDREALISELRAERERHAAEAEAALAAEEAAANGEDDTADEIVPGIKDPFKH, translated from the coding sequence ATGGCCCAGCCACTCATGCCCCATGCGACCGCCGCCTGGCTGGTCGACAATAGCGGACTTAGCTTCCAGCAGATCGCCGAATTTTGCGGTCTTCACATCCTCGAAGTGCAGGCGATCGCCGACGACACGGCCGCGACCAAGCTGACCGGTCGCGACCCGCTGCGTTCGGGCGAGCTGACCCACGAAGAAATCGAGAAGGGCGAGAAAGACCCCGACTACGTCCTCCAGATCCAGAAGGCCGCCGACGCGCCCGAACGCACTAAGGGCCCGCGCTACACCCCCGTGTCGAAGCGTCAGGACAAACCCGACGGCATCGCCTGGATCATCAAGAACCATCCCGACGTCACCGACGCGCAGATTAGCAAGCTGATCGGCACGACCCGCACCACGATCGGCGCGATCCGCGAGCGTACCCACTGGAACATGGCCAACATCCAGCCCAAGGATCCGGTGACGCTCGGCCTGACCACGCAGCGCGAACTCGATGCTGCCGTCGCCAAGGCGGCCAAGGCAAGCGGCAACGAAGTCGCCGACACCAATCCGTCGGCCGAGGATCGTGAAGCGCTGATCAGCGAGCTGCGCGCCGAGCGCGAGCGTCACGCTGCCGAAGCCGAAGCCGCGCTGGCTGCCGAGGAAGCGGCTGCGAACGGCGAAGACGATACGGCGGACGAGATCGTGCCCGGCATCAAGGACCCGTTCAAGCATTGA
- the megL gene encoding methionine gamma-lyase, with translation MATTLYDLLDRAAEPTAETAVPDRDFATLAIHAGYDPANEQGAINPPLHLSSTFTTADAEELGDRFAGEREGHIYSRISNPTVDLLEKRMAVLEGAEAALGMGSGMGAISAAFWTLLSPGDEIIADKTLYGCTYALLHDGLARFGIKVTHVDLTDAAALEAAISGQTRIVYFETPANPNMRVVDIAAIAKIAKASGALTIVDNTYATPYLTRPISFGADLVVHSASKYLGGHGDIVAGVVAGTAELIGEIRMKGLKDITGSVLSPFSAMLIMRGLKTLQLRMDRHSSSAGTLARWLAEHPAVEAVYYPGLESDPGHDVAKRQMAGFGGMIAFELKGGMQAGMDLIRGLDLIHCAVSLGNCETLIQHPASMTHSTYAPEDRAKHGISDGLVRISVGLEAPEDLIADLDRALA, from the coding sequence ATGGCCACTACGCTTTACGACCTGCTCGACCGCGCTGCCGAGCCTACTGCCGAAACCGCCGTTCCCGATCGCGATTTCGCAACGCTGGCCATCCATGCGGGTTATGATCCGGCGAACGAGCAGGGCGCGATCAACCCGCCGCTGCACCTCAGTTCGACTTTCACGACCGCAGATGCGGAAGAGCTGGGCGACCGCTTCGCCGGCGAGCGCGAAGGTCACATCTATTCGCGCATTTCCAACCCGACGGTCGATCTGCTCGAAAAGCGCATGGCGGTGCTCGAAGGCGCGGAGGCCGCGTTGGGCATGGGCTCGGGCATGGGCGCAATCTCGGCGGCCTTTTGGACGCTTCTCTCGCCGGGCGACGAGATCATCGCCGACAAGACGCTCTACGGATGCACCTATGCGCTGCTCCACGACGGGCTCGCGCGGTTCGGGATCAAGGTTACTCATGTCGACCTGACCGACGCCGCGGCGCTCGAGGCCGCGATTTCCGGGCAGACGCGGATCGTCTATTTCGAGACGCCCGCCAACCCGAACATGCGCGTGGTCGACATTGCCGCGATCGCAAAGATTGCCAAGGCGAGCGGCGCGCTGACCATCGTCGATAACACCTATGCTACCCCCTATCTGACGCGCCCGATCTCGTTCGGCGCGGACCTCGTCGTGCATAGCGCGAGCAAATATCTGGGCGGTCATGGCGACATCGTCGCCGGCGTCGTTGCGGGAACGGCCGAGTTGATCGGTGAGATCCGCATGAAGGGCCTCAAGGACATCACCGGCTCGGTGCTCAGCCCCTTTTCCGCAATGCTGATCATGCGCGGGCTCAAGACGCTGCAACTACGCATGGACCGTCATTCCTCAAGCGCTGGCACGCTCGCGCGCTGGCTGGCCGAGCATCCGGCCGTCGAAGCCGTCTACTATCCGGGACTCGAATCCGATCCCGGTCACGATGTCGCCAAGCGCCAGATGGCCGGTTTCGGGGGCATGATCGCGTTTGAACTGAAGGGAGGCATGCAGGCCGGCATGGACCTCATCCGCGGGCTCGACCTGATCCATTGCGCGGTCAGCCTGGGCAATTGCGAAACGCTGATCCAGCACCCTGCATCGATGACCCACTCGACCTACGCGCCCGAAGATCGTGCGAAGCACGGCATCAGCGATGGATTGGTGCGGATTTCGGTGGGGCTGGAAGCACCCGAAGACCTGATCGCGGACCTCGACCGCGCGCTCGCCTAG
- a CDS encoding Lrp/AsnC family transcriptional regulator: MELDRTDIAILRALQADGRQSNLALAEKVNLSPSPCLRRVRQLEEAGVIRGYTALVDPKAYGLPLTLYVRISLERHARDVVETFEQAIEKLEEVVECHLLTGGADYLLRVVVADLEDYQRFMSEEIHVIPGVASIDTSFALKTVKSSRVYKKP, translated from the coding sequence ATGGAACTTGACAGGACCGATATTGCCATTTTGCGCGCCCTCCAGGCCGATGGCCGCCAATCCAATCTTGCGCTAGCCGAGAAGGTTAACCTGTCCCCCTCGCCCTGCTTGCGCCGAGTTCGTCAGCTGGAGGAAGCGGGGGTCATTCGCGGCTATACGGCGCTGGTCGACCCCAAGGCTTATGGCCTGCCGCTCACGCTCTACGTCCGTATCTCGCTGGAGCGCCACGCGAGGGACGTGGTCGAGACGTTTGAGCAGGCGATCGAAAAGCTCGAGGAAGTGGTCGAATGCCATCTGCTCACGGGCGGCGCGGACTATCTGTTGCGCGTCGTAGTCGCCGATCTCGAAGACTATCAGCGTTTCATGAGCGAGGAGATCCACGTCATACCGGGCGTCGCCTCGATCGATACGAGCTTCGCGCTCAAGACGGTGAAATCGAGCCGGGTCTACAAGAAGCCCTAG
- a CDS encoding NAD(P)H-quinone oxidoreductase produces the protein MGEMMRAIEIETPGGPEALKLAQRPIPQPGPREVLVKVAAAGVNRPDVLQRMGAYPPPPGASDIPGLEIAGEVVGAGLGASEWMGRRICALVAGGGYAEYCTAPVETLLEIPEILSFQEAAALPETLFTVWTNLFERGFAADGEIALVHGGTSGIGTMAIKLANLFGLQIIVTCGSEEKCEAALDLGADQAINYKTEDFVDRVKDMTEGRGVDVVLDMVGGDYVPRNLDCLANGGRHVSIAFQRGAEASINVMQIMRRRLILTGSTLRPRGLDYKQMVRDTIRETVWPFVEGNRLKPAMDECFPLDEAAKAHARMEAGDHVGKIVLTP, from the coding sequence ATGGGCGAGATGATGCGGGCGATCGAGATCGAGACGCCGGGCGGGCCCGAGGCACTCAAGCTCGCCCAGCGACCCATCCCGCAGCCCGGCCCGCGCGAAGTGCTGGTCAAGGTCGCGGCCGCGGGCGTCAACCGCCCCGACGTGCTCCAGCGCATGGGCGCCTATCCCCCGCCGCCCGGCGCCTCCGACATTCCTGGCCTCGAAATCGCCGGTGAAGTGGTCGGCGCGGGGCTTGGCGCGAGCGAATGGATGGGGCGTAGGATTTGCGCCCTGGTCGCCGGTGGCGGCTACGCCGAATATTGCACCGCCCCCGTCGAGACCTTGTTGGAAATCCCGGAGATCCTGTCTTTTCAGGAAGCCGCTGCTCTACCCGAAACCCTCTTCACCGTCTGGACCAACCTGTTCGAACGCGGCTTCGCCGCTGATGGTGAAATCGCGCTGGTGCATGGCGGGACCAGCGGGATCGGCACGATGGCGATCAAGCTCGCCAACCTCTTCGGTCTCCAGATCATCGTCACCTGCGGAAGCGAGGAAAAATGCGAGGCTGCGCTCGACCTCGGCGCGGACCAGGCGATCAACTATAAGACCGAGGATTTCGTCGACCGGGTCAAGGATATGACGGAAGGGCGGGGCGTCGATGTCGTGCTCGACATGGTCGGCGGCGACTATGTGCCGCGCAATCTCGACTGCCTCGCCAATGGCGGGCGGCACGTGTCGATCGCCTTCCAGCGCGGGGCGGAGGCCAGCATCAACGTCATGCAGATCATGCGCCGCCGGCTGATCCTCACCGGCTCCACGCTGCGCCCGCGCGGGCTCGATTATAAGCAGATGGTGCGCGACACGATCCGCGAAACGGTCTGGCCGTTCGTCGAAGGCAACCGCCTGAAGCCAGCGATGGACGAGTGTTTCCCGCTTGATGAGGCGGCCAAGGCCCACGCCCGTATGGAAGCGGGCGACCATGTCGGGAAGATCGTGCTGACTCCCTAG
- a CDS encoding DUF1192 domain-containing protein, protein MDEEDDFRPDDPINLLGKEDLDPLSVSELESRVALLKAEIERTQAHKAGKSSHLSAADALFRKS, encoded by the coding sequence ATGGACGAAGAAGACGACTTCCGCCCCGACGATCCGATCAACCTGTTGGGCAAGGAAGACCTCGACCCGCTCTCGGTGAGCGAACTCGAAAGCCGCGTCGCCCTGCTCAAGGCCGAAATCGAGCGTACGCAAGCGCACAAGGCCGGCAAGTCGAGCCACTTGAGCGCCGCCGACGCGCTCTTCAGGAAGAGCTGA
- the clpA gene encoding ATP-dependent Clp protease ATP-binding subunit ClpA, producing MPSFARELEATLHNALGEASKRRHEYATLEHLLIALIDDEHAAQVMNACGVDREELRNAVKQYLDQELGALVSDGSTDPNPTSGFQRVVQRAILHVQSSGRDEVTGANLLVALFSERESYAVYFLQQQDMSRLDAVTYISHGVGKGEPSAIEGPDDDDSDGQPTETKAAPGDKKESALQQFTVNLNQKAKDGKIDPLIGRGSEVDRTVQILCRRSKNNPLYVGDPGVGKTAIAEGLARKIVEGDVPDVLQDAVIYALDMGALLAGTRYRGDFEERLKQVVTELEKMPEAILFIDEIHTVIGAGATSGGAMDASNLLKPALSSGAIRCVGSTTYKEFRNHFEKDRALLRRFQKIDIVEPTVEDTIKILMGLRPNFEEHHGVRYLPDAIKSAVELSDRYINDRKLPDKAIDVIDEVGAMQMLKPVSKRRKTINVAEIEAVVATMARIPPKSVSSDDKRVLETLEQDLKRVVFGQDLAIEKLSSAIKLSRAGLRDPDKPIGNYLFSGPTGVGKTEVARQLASIMGIPLQRFDMSEYMERHAVSRLIGAPPGYVGYDQGGLLTDAVDQHPHSVLLLDEIEKAHPDLFNILLQVMDNGSLTDHHGKTVDFRNTILIMTTNAGATDMAKESIGFGNVSREDAQDDAVKKMFTPEFRNRLDAVVPFGYLPPAVVKRVVDKFILQLELQLQDRDVHIELDDDARQWLVDKGYDKLYGARPMARLVQEKIKQPLAEELLFGKLVDGGEVNVHIKDGAPAFEIVPTPPKPKRKPPAKKKKPAAKKKAAPKKAEDKAAKSED from the coding sequence ATGCCCAGTTTCGCCCGCGAACTCGAAGCCACCCTGCACAATGCGCTTGGGGAGGCCTCGAAGCGGCGCCACGAATATGCGACGCTCGAACACCTGCTCATCGCGCTGATCGACGACGAGCATGCCGCGCAGGTGATGAATGCGTGCGGGGTCGACCGCGAGGAATTGCGCAACGCGGTGAAGCAATATCTCGATCAGGAACTGGGCGCGCTGGTCAGTGACGGATCGACCGACCCCAATCCCACGAGCGGGTTCCAGCGGGTCGTGCAACGCGCGATCCTGCACGTGCAAAGCTCGGGCCGCGACGAAGTGACGGGTGCCAACCTGCTCGTCGCGCTGTTCTCCGAGCGTGAAAGCTATGCCGTCTATTTCCTCCAGCAGCAGGACATGAGCCGCCTCGATGCGGTGACCTATATCTCGCACGGGGTCGGCAAGGGCGAGCCGTCGGCGATAGAGGGGCCGGACGACGACGATAGTGACGGGCAGCCGACCGAGACCAAGGCGGCGCCGGGCGACAAGAAGGAAAGCGCGCTCCAGCAGTTTACGGTCAACCTCAACCAGAAGGCCAAGGACGGGAAGATCGACCCGCTGATCGGCCGCGGCAGCGAGGTCGACCGCACGGTGCAGATCCTGTGCCGCCGCTCGAAAAACAACCCGCTCTATGTCGGCGATCCGGGCGTCGGGAAGACCGCGATCGCCGAAGGGCTCGCGCGCAAGATTGTCGAGGGCGATGTCCCCGACGTGCTGCAGGACGCGGTCATCTATGCGCTCGACATGGGCGCGCTGCTCGCGGGCACGCGCTATCGCGGCGATTTCGAAGAGCGCCTCAAGCAGGTCGTCACCGAGCTGGAAAAGATGCCCGAGGCGATCCTGTTCATCGACGAGATCCACACGGTGATCGGCGCAGGCGCGACCAGCGGCGGGGCGATGGACGCCTCGAACCTGTTGAAGCCGGCGCTGTCGTCGGGCGCGATCCGCTGCGTCGGGTCGACCACCTACAAGGAATTCCGGAACCATTTCGAAAAGGATCGCGCGCTGCTGCGCCGGTTCCAGAAGATCGATATCGTCGAACCGACGGTCGAGGACACGATCAAGATCCTGATGGGCCTGCGCCCCAATTTCGAGGAGCATCACGGCGTCCGCTACCTCCCCGATGCGATCAAGAGCGCGGTGGAGCTGTCGGATCGTTACATCAACGACCGCAAGCTGCCCGACAAGGCGATCGACGTGATCGACGAGGTCGGCGCGATGCAGATGCTCAAGCCCGTGTCGAAGCGGCGCAAGACCATCAACGTCGCCGAGATCGAGGCGGTGGTCGCGACCATGGCGCGCATCCCGCCGAAAAGCGTGTCGAGCGACGACAAGCGCGTGCTCGAAACGCTCGAGCAGGACCTGAAGCGCGTCGTGTTCGGTCAGGACCTGGCGATCGAGAAATTGTCATCGGCGATCAAGCTGAGCCGTGCGGGGCTGCGCGATCCCGACAAGCCGATCGGCAACTATCTCTTCTCCGGCCCGACCGGCGTCGGCAAGACCGAGGTTGCGCGCCAGCTGGCGAGCATCATGGGCATCCCGCTCCAGCGCTTCGACATGTCCGAATATATGGAGCGTCACGCGGTCTCGCGCCTGATCGGCGCGCCTCCGGGCTATGTCGGATACGACCAGGGCGGACTGCTCACCGATGCGGTCGACCAGCATCCGCACAGCGTGCTGCTGCTCGACGAGATCGAGAAGGCGCATCCGGACCTGTTCAACATCCTGTTGCAGGTGATGGATAACGGCTCGCTGACCGATCATCACGGCAAGACGGTCGATTTCCGCAACACGATCCTGATCATGACCACCAATGCCGGCGCCACCGACATGGCCAAGGAATCGATCGGGTTCGGCAATGTCAGCCGCGAGGACGCGCAGGACGATGCGGTGAAGAAGATGTTCACCCCCGAGTTCCGCAACCGCCTCGATGCGGTCGTGCCGTTCGGTTACCTGCCGCCCGCCGTGGTCAAGCGCGTGGTCGACAAGTTCATCCTGCAGCTCGAACTGCAGCTCCAGGATCGCGACGTGCATATCGAACTGGACGACGATGCGCGTCAGTGGCTGGTCGATAAGGGCTATGACAAGCTGTACGGCGCGCGCCCGATGGCCCGCCTGGTGCAGGAGAAGATCAAGCAGCCGCTGGCCGAGGAATTGCTGTTCGGCAAGCTGGTCGACGGCGGCGAGGTCAACGTCCACATCAAGGACGGCGCCCCGGCGTTCGAAATCGTCCCCACCCCGCCCAAGCCCAAGCGCAAACCGCCGGCGAAAAAGAAAAAGCCGGCCGCGAAGAAGAAAGCTGCGCCAAAGAAGGCCGAGGACAAGGCGGCGAAGTCGGAAGACTAG
- a CDS encoding OmpA family protein: MTAMVIPATAVSAQDVEGMDPITINGELPATLEGLPEGPEVEGFIAARGGGQLAITGENGANTTVLVAPATEIRSKGGFLGLDKDRLTADSLLNGLPVKVKTVQWGGGLIATRVKLSNKDLETAAMIRNGTAQRFGEHDTAIAENAAATEALRGRFGDIDQYNIKATTDVYFDTAKWAISPEHQTQLCAAAAEAEAIDNALLLVVGYTDSVGSEDYNQVLSEKRAGKVVNHLQQKCGWAPWRMLTPTGMAEADPAADNSTEQGKALNRRVAVNILVSKAVDSIDHPGG; the protein is encoded by the coding sequence ATGACTGCGATGGTCATCCCGGCCACTGCGGTCTCCGCCCAGGACGTCGAGGGCATGGACCCGATCACGATCAATGGTGAATTGCCGGCGACCTTGGAAGGGCTGCCCGAAGGCCCTGAAGTCGAGGGTTTCATCGCTGCACGCGGCGGCGGGCAGCTAGCAATCACGGGCGAAAACGGTGCCAACACGACTGTTCTCGTCGCGCCGGCCACCGAAATCCGGTCAAAAGGCGGTTTCCTCGGGCTCGACAAAGACAGGTTGACTGCGGACTCGCTGCTCAACGGGCTGCCGGTCAAGGTCAAGACGGTACAATGGGGCGGCGGTCTGATCGCGACCCGCGTCAAGCTTTCGAACAAGGATCTCGAGACCGCCGCGATGATCCGTAACGGAACCGCGCAGCGCTTTGGCGAGCATGATACCGCCATTGCCGAAAACGCGGCAGCGACCGAGGCCCTTCGCGGCCGTTTTGGCGACATCGACCAGTACAACATCAAAGCCACGACCGACGTCTATTTCGACACGGCCAAGTGGGCCATTTCGCCGGAACATCAAACCCAGCTCTGCGCTGCGGCGGCCGAGGCCGAGGCGATCGACAATGCGCTCTTGCTGGTCGTCGGCTATACCGATTCGGTCGGTAGCGAGGACTATAACCAGGTGCTGAGCGAGAAGCGTGCCGGCAAGGTCGTCAACCACTTGCAACAGAAGTGCGGCTGGGCGCCGTGGCGCATGCTGACCCCGACCGGAATGGCCGAAGCCGACCCGGCCGCGGATAATTCGACCGAGCAGGGCAAGGCCCTGAACCGTCGTGTCGCGGTCAATATCCTCGTCAGCAAGGCCGTCGACAGCATCGATCATCCGGGCGGGTAA